One genomic window of Punica granatum isolate Tunisia-2019 chromosome 1, ASM765513v2, whole genome shotgun sequence includes the following:
- the LOC116199812 gene encoding uncharacterized protein LOC116199812 isoform X2 has translation MLVAAIMEIVTSNCDGMDQALFKHVLPKNAETRDIAAAIQVIEEGGLYMDETPEDEDDENGGSGMKGIGIKILEGTTVLGLARTNDSGDLGHSDASNTKMLRHAPRRLLLQNSYDSSSTQASLSSAVIPGLWDDLHCEHVAVPFAAWALANWAMASQENRSRIQDLDQDGNAIMTALVAPERSVKWHGSLVARLLLEDRNLPLNDSVPDWSSSLLSTISHATKNEDIPLAQVALSAFLVSLERSTKARKIVMDKGLHLLRDTAKSTTKHKQVQEVLAKALQLVCTGDMQLSLEQSQRWSGILLQWACGSTSSDTVRSSAITILSHILESHGPSSVLISQAWLAILLAEIVGSSKLSAKGSAQQKSDKVKTQVDQLNMLSAGQIANQLAGAVVSLAGNQLGMSAETIDTSPLADLLSLEPFVVLYKNQKKNSLPKIDAADSAVVTLKGIKALADLCAEDTSSQEKISESGILCLLRRFLLCDDYEKLAAIEAYDASRVLEAQEKAENTPSESPAPDHKDQSSVRVPPTAHVRRHAARLLTILSLVPKVKKAIVEDETWCKWLEDCSCGKLPGCNDLKLQSYARATLLNIFCNEQNGGDSSSGEAIANGECPRYNDVIFLINPELPRWRCNQGEKSSPSKTSSEGISAGTDSNGKTLSSKSQQSSELQAPPLDVVFVHGLRGGPYKTWRIAEDKSSTKSGLVEKIDQEAGKQGTFWPGEWLSIDFPEARLFTLKYKTNLTQWSGASLPLQEVSSMLLQKLVTAGIGNRPVVFVTHSLGGLVVKQLLHKAKLENIDNLVKNTIGIVFYSCPHFGSKLADVPWRMGLVLRPAPTIGELRSGSLRLVELNDFIRNLHRKGMLDVLSFCETKVTPIVEGYGGWAFRMEIVPIESAYPGFGELVVLESTDHINSCKPLSRTDPSYTEILEFLRKLKAQRT, from the exons GTCTAACTGTGACGGTATGGACCAAGCATTATTTAAGCACGTATTGCCCAAAAATGCTGAAACGAGAGATATAGCTGCGGCTATTCAAGTTATTGAGGAAGGTGGATTGTACATGGATGAAACCCCAgaggatgaagatgatgaaaaTGGGGGCAGTGGTATGAAGGGAATTGGAATCAAGATACTTGAGGGCACTACTGTTCTAGGACTTGCAAGGACTAATGACTCAGGGGACTTGGGTCATTCAGATGCTTCCAATACAAAAATGTTAAGACATGCCCCCCGAAGATTATTGCTTCAAAATAGTTACGATAGCTCATCAACACAAGCTAGCTTGTCATCTGCTGTTATTCCGGGTCTCTGGGATGATCTGCATTGCGAACATGTTGCTGTCCCTTTTGCTGCATGGGCATTGGCAAACTGGGCAATGGCATCTCAGGAGAATAGGTCACGCATTCAGGATCTGGATCAAGATGGGAATGCCATCATGACTGCTCTGGTTGCGCCTGAGAGGTCTGTCAAATGGCATGGGAGTCTGGTAGCTCGTTTGCTATTGGAGGACCGTAACTTGCCTTTAAATGATTCTGTTCCAGATTGGAGTTCGAGCCTCCTGTCAACTATCTCTCATGCAACTAAAAATGAAGACATCCCTTTGGCTCAGGTTGCTTTATCTGCATTTCTGGTTTCTCTTGAGAGAAGCACTAAGGCGCGGAAGATTGTGATGGACAAAGGTCTGCATCTTTTGAGGGATACTGCTAAGAGCACAACAAAGCACAAACAGGTTCAAGAAGTGTTGGCAAAGGCACTTCAGTTAGTATGTACAGGTGATATGCAATTATCTCTTGAACAGAGTCAAAGATGGTCGGGGATATTGCTTCAATGGGCTTGTGGAAGCACTTCGTCTGATACAGTGAGATCTTCGGCCATAAcaattctctcacatatcCTTGAAAGCCATGGACCGTCTTCTGTGCTAATCTCTCAAGCATGGTTAGCTATCCTACTCGCAGAAATTGTGGGTTCCAGCAAGCTCTCAGCCAAAGGAAGTGCTCAGCAGAAAAGCGACAAAGTAAAG ACTCAAGTCGATCAATTGAACATGCTTTCAGCTGGACAAATTGCTAATCAGTTGGCTGGTGCTGTTGTCAGTCTCGCTGGCAACCAACTGGGGATGAGTGCAGAGACCATTGATACGTCTCCTTTGGCTGATCTCCTATCTCTTGAGCCCTTTGTTGTACTTTATaagaaccaaaagaaaaacagtTTGCCCAAAATTGATGCTGCGGATTCTGCAGTGGTAACACTTAAAGGGATTAAAGCATTGGCCGACTTATGTGCCGAGGATACTTCCTCTCAAGAAAAAATATCTGAGTCCGGCATCTTGTGTTTGCTGAGGCGCTTTTTGTTGTGTGATGATTATGAGAAACTGGCAGCTATTGAAGCATATGATGCGTCAAGGGTGCTTGAAGCGCAAGAGAAGGCTGAAAATACTCCATCAGAGTCACCTGCTCCAGATCACAAAGACCAATCTAGTGTTAGAGTCCCACCTACAGCACATGTAAGGAGGCATGCAGCTCGCCTCTTGACTATCCTTTCCCTTGTCCCAAAAGTCAAGAAAGCCATTGTAGAAGATGAAACCTGGTGTAAATGGCTTGAAGATTGTTCTTGTGGGAAACTCCCAGGTTGCAATGACCTTAAATTACAGAGTTATGCCAGGGCAACTCTGTTAAATATATTCTGCAATGAACAGAATGGTGGAGACTCGAGTTCTGGCGAAGCAATTGCAAATGGAGAATGCCCTCGATATAATGATGTGATCTTCTTAATAAATCCAGAATTACCTCGTTGGAGATGCAATCAAGGCGAGAAATCATCCCCAAGTAAGACTAGCTCTGAGGGTATCTCTGCAGGGACAGATTCAAATGGGAAGACCTTGTCTAGTAAGTCTCAACAGAGCTCGGAACTGCAGGCTCCTCCTTTGGATGTTGTTTTTGTTCATGGCTTGCGAGGTGGCCCTTATAAGACGTGGCGCATAGCAGAGGACAAATCTTCAACAAAGAGTGGCttagttgagaaaattgatCAGGAAGCAGGGAAACAAGGGACTTTCTGGCCAGGTGAATGGCTTTCGATTGATTTCCCTGAGGCGCGTCTGTTTACTCTCAAGTATAAG ACAAATCTCACACAATGGTCTGGTGCTAGTCTGCCTCTTCAG GAAGTGAGCTCCATGCTATTGCAGAAGCTTGTTACTGCTGGCATTGGGAATCGGCCTGTTGTGTTTGTGACTCACAG CCTGGGAGGTCTGGTTGTGAAGCAGCTTCTCCACAAAGCAAAATTAGAGAATATTGATAATCTCGTGAAGAACACTATTGGAATT GTGTTCTACAGCTGCCCACACTTTGGAAGCAAACTTGCAGATGTGCCCTGGCGTATGGGTCTTGTGTTACGCCCAGCCCCAACG ATAGGTGAGCTTAGAAGTGGGTCTCTGAGATTGGTGGAGCTGAACGACTTCATCCGCAACCTTCACAGAAAGGGGATGCTTGATGTACTTAGCTTCTGTGAG ACGAAAGTAACTCCAATAGTTGAAGGTTATGGTGGTTGGGCCTTCCGAATGGAAATCGTGCCAATTGAGTCTGCATATCCTGGATTTGGTGAACTAGTG GTGTTGGAATCGACAGATCACATAAATTCATGCAAACCCCTCAGCCGCACTGATCCTTCATATACGGAGATCTTGGAATTCTTAAGAAAGCTAAAAGCCCAACGCACGTAG